The region TTGTTTGGTGACTATGTTTTCAGAATTCGGCTAACTTTTGATGTAAATTACTATATTAACCTTACTAGTAAACTAACAACTTTTGATGTCGTTTTAGTAGTAGAATAAATTATGGTATCCTATGTCCTTTGTGTTTTGTCTTTTTCAACCTTTATTACAACCAATGAATTTGTTTATTACCAATGTCTTTTTAGTGGGCGTCATATGTCAAATGTATTTCCATTGGGAATCATTTCATATTTTACTTGTGCTGATTTTTTAGTTGGTTTTCGTTTAGTTTTTGGAATGGAATTGCATCCATATTAATATTGTATTCTATTTACCAAGTTGACAGGAAATTCAGAATAAAGTATCTTACCCTTGCATTCAGTACCAACCACCCACATGCGATTTaataccaactaaattcaatacaAATTACATTCAATACAAATACCAAACACCATTCAACTATTTTTTGATACTCCAAGGGGAGGGTATGGGTATCAATACTGAAAGAGATAATTATGGGGATGATGGGTTTAAGCATGAAAAGTGGTGATGGAAGAGAAGATTTATTTCTAGGATATGCATCCCCCAATACCAGTCCGTAACAACACATGTGACAGTATATTTGGCCAATAACACGTGTTATAGATGgggatttgtcacacccccggccaAGGCGGCAGAACGTGTCAGGTtgtgcgactaagttcatggatcacatgtAAATTGAATATATAACACAggtacaacaataaacaaaatagaATTTGTGTTCCATCTTGATATTTGAATACAAGTTTTTTACAGATAATAATAGTACATGAATAGCCTTAAGAGATAGGCAGATAATACAACAACTAGCAAACTATGTCACTTGTAATCCAATCCGTCTTTAGTATCTGTTTAGTGATTTTCTacgaatacatgtagttttgagggtcaacacaaggttggtgagagttacaAGTTTTCTACTAATAGTAGTAATACTTTTAaaaagtctaaaaagtattttctttgtaGGTATAACAAAACTTAAAATTGTGtttgtaatgaatcttttaaaacCAAAATGTACctttgtataagtaaatccatacttcaAACTATGTTTGTAAAGAGTCCTTAAATATATATCTAAAAACCAATTGTACTGTTACATAAGTTAATCCATactaaaaatagttttgaaagcaaccaagcccatggtttttagtgtgtgtgtgtgtgcgtgagagagagagagagggagagagagagagagagagagattctggTTAATGTTTTATACTGAGTCTGTAATCGAGTTTTGTGGCTGATTGTACCCCTTACAACGCTTCATTGGACGTTGTAGTAACAATTGTAAACACTTATCACCCGCTTCGATTGATCGttcgaggttgtagctagcaactgcaggtggggatgtcaaccccgtatagatctatatatatatatatatatatatatatatatatatatatatatatatatatatatatatatatatatatatatatatatgtatcttgCTCCGAGGATTAACGATTATAGTAGCGCgggtatgctaagtgtttagACTCCGCTAATGAATATAGTATCATTAAAAATCCTTTAACCAAAATATGTAAATAGCTCTCAGCCCTAAGTTAATTGTAATTAAGTCACTAGGCATAATGAATTTCATTGTATGAAGTTTATAAAAGTCGAGTATGTTTGGTACGTATGTAAAGAGTAATGTACTCGTTATTGTAAAGATTTATGTTTCAAAGTAATGAACATATGTACATGTATAAACGttatgtatttaaacatataaatatacatgCATAGTAATAGCTTAAATCCATAAAATACTATAAAGTTTTGTGACGTGTTTTTTATGATATACAatgtcacataaaaatcatatattgtTGTATCATGTAGCATTTGTTATGTGGACTGATTATTTCACGATAAAATAACCATAATACGTATACGAAAAGTTTATACTAGTTTATTTGTAATAATATGTTATATTATTAAATAACATTTCTATAAACTAGATTTACTATAATTTCGCATAAAGGATAATTTATTTGTATAAACAAAGTATATAGCcacatgtattcccccccacccccaccccaaaataattaaaaatattaaaaaggaGTCGTAAGCACTCGCCTTTGAAGCGTGAGTTCGAGTTACTTGGAGTTCACTTATTATTCGGAAGCTTGACGTGAGAAACAGCAAAGTCACGTTTCTTGAAGTTTGAAATACTTTCGGGACCGTTTTGTAACGAATTTAAACTATCGGGGGCTATTGGGTAATTTAATTAACCAAAGTAGGTCTGATTTGGTTAAAATAAATCAATGGAGGGACTGAAATGGTTTAAATGGAATTTATGTTTGAAAATTGGACTGATTTTGTTAAGGATTTCCAATGAAGGGGCTTTAATACTTATTTTTATTCAAGGTTTAAAGATTGTGatttattttgttaaaaataaCCAAAAGAGGGGCTATTTTGAATAAATTGATTCGATGGGGGTTTGGAACTGATTTCgaataaatgttttcataaggGGTAGTTTGGTCATTTAATCGAAGTTgaaagggattagggtttttatGCCCGTCTCTCGTTTGATCGGGCAAAGGGAAGAGAGATACGACGAAGCGATGAAAGACACACGAAGGTAGACGAAGGAAGATGTGAGAAGGAAGCTCGCAGGCGCGCAGTCCACTACTCCGGATGTCTTAGCCGATCGCGAAGAGGTAGGCGTCTCGGGGTCGAAGACGCCGAAGAAAAAGAAGGTAGAAGCAGCGAGGTTGATGTGGAGTTGGCGAATGGAAGTGAAAGCGAAGTGGAAGAGAAAGATGCGAGGGAAGGTGCGAGGGACAAAGGAGGTCCGACGGGAGTCGGTCAGTAGCAATTCGTCGCAAGTGAGGGCTTCGGTGGGTTTTGCTCGACCGGAGGAGGTGTGGGGTGCGATGGGGAAAACGACTCAGCAACATCGCCGCAGATGGTAAGGTTTGTAGTGAAGGTCAACGGGAAAGGAGGGATGGAGGGGATAGCCGATCTTCGGTGCCTCCCTTCCGTTTTTTCCTCTTCTCGTTGCCGGCAATGGAGTGGTGCTGCAACAGCAGTGATCGAAGGGTGTTTGGCTTGCTATTTTTCGATAATTACACATTTTCCCCTTTTTTATGTTTGACAGGAATAGATGGAACCTAAATGGGTGTTTGGGTTTGATTTTTTATAGGAAAGAATTAAGAAGAACGATGGTGATGAGACTGCCTTGCTGCTTGCAATCAATAGGAAGAAGAAAAGAAGCAAtaggatttttgtgggtttttGTTCTTGATTGAAATATAATACGAGGCAGGAGGTGTTTATAGTGTTTGTTTCATTTGACAGTTCCACGTTTCCTTTGACAACATTTTTAGtgtttatttgaatcaatgacaAACACTATAAACACCATTTGTATCAAtgacaacatttttattaaaaaaagcaAATTACTAAAACATCAATTAATGGTATTTCactattttggtcattttgcatAATTTATATTTGAAATTACATATATAATCTTCATatcttattacctttatattgcaTATCCTCTTAAATTGTTGCAGTTTttgtttcatcttttttttttctaaaaaatgcaTATTAAAGTATAATTTTCAATAAAATTGTCTAAAAATGTCTAGACCAATATTCTCCACAGTACATATTACGTAATTCTTTGATCTTGAAGCCACATCCCAAGCATCAAACTTTGTTTTTTGAAACCATGTCGACTATTTTTGAATTCCacagaaaaataaaattattttgtatttaaaacTAGAAAAAAACATTATAAATGGTCAATGTGGttacccaaaatctgaagtttagtccccatggtttaaaaacctcatagatggtccctatgttttcaaaacttttgatgttttggtgctttttgctaactccgttaagtctGTCCGTTAACTAAAGGGTATTTTCATCATTTTaccaccacagggaccatttatgatgttttcttttcttttattttttaaattaaatttaatctTTCCCTCTCTCGATCGATCGATCGAAACATATAACCCTCCCTCTCATTCGTATCTCACCAGCCAATACCATCGTTTCCCGACCTCCTCCATCCTCTTCCTTATTCAAACCAAGAACCACCACCACCTGCTACTTTCCCTCTCCATTCACTGCCAAGGAGAAACGCCATCAAGGGTGGTGTTCCTGTGGTGACCACCGAGAGGCACAATCACCTACTGTGGTGACCATCCATCGTGAAGGAAAACCCCAAAGTGATTGGGTCGACATGATCTTGACCACTGTCCAAGACAACGATCTAAAATTGATTTCACCATCGACGAGATCTTGAGTTGATTTAGGAGAACGAAGGCGAAGATGGTATGGGAAAACACAGCGATGGCGGCAATAACAAATATGGAAGATGGACTGTCCAAGACACATTGTTCTTACTTGATGTCGATTTTTGGATTTCTCGGTAGAGGCGAAGGCGGTGGTCGGCGAATTACAGCTTCCTACCCTCCAGATTTAGCGATTGTTGTGGAATTTGTCTTGATTGTTACAATAGAGAGATCCGTTTTGGTGAAGATCATCCCTACATCTACAAAATTCGATTTAGATTTAGGGTTCACATCAGAAATTGATTCAGATTAACCGATGGTTGTGAAATCCATGTCCTTCCCTCTTTCTTGTCCTTAAAATCATATCATATTGTGTGATGGATAAATGGAGATTTCATCAGGTttgtttaagatttttttttctagGATTTTCATTATAAATCAAGAACCATAAGTATAGATTTCACTTTGGTTTTGGTTTCCTTTTGATTTGGTGCAGGTGTTGGCGATGGTGGTTATCGGTGGCGATGGTGGTTATCGGATCTGATAGGTGTTTCCTATTCTAATTTGGATTTTGATAACTTTTGTGATTTAGGGTAAGGGTAAATGATGAAGGAGATAAGAGGGTTGATTCGACTAAAGATAAAGATGGGtctaaggagagagagagagagagagagagagagagagagagagagaatttaatttaaaaaaataaaagaaaagaaaacatcataaatggtcccggtggtggtgaaatgacgaaaatactcttcagttaacggacaaacttaactaacttagcaaaaaggaccaaacatcaaaagttatgaaaacacagggaccatctatgaggtttttaaaccacggggactaaacttcGGATTTTGggtaaccatagggaccatttatgatgttttttcttaaaactatttaatcaaaataagtcCAAATAAATTTCATCATACTTCTAATATTTATCAATGTGTCTTACTTTCCTTTACTTCTATAACAtcaatgtactttgaaaaattAATGCTAAATGTCATTCATACAAAGCAGTTTGAAACTGGAACATGGTATCTTTCATGTATCCAACCCTTCATAAATGGTTCAAAGAAAATATTATGATGCATTGTCTAATATCAACAGAATTGCATAAGAGAATAAAGAGAAAGTAAACTAAAAATTATACACCAATCCTTACCTTTTCACATTCAAGTTCTTTTCTGAATTGGTAGTTTCATTTTCAAATTCTTGTACTTTTCTAAATTGGTAGTTTCATTTTCAAATTCTTGTACTTTCTATAAATGCAAAATTAGAAATTGTATAATTATAAACCACTTAATAcacaaaaaaactaaatataaatgAGAATCCAAAATAAAATATATCTTAACAGTAGTTCCAAAATATTTTCGTACTTTTTACCAACAAAAGAAACATGTTGCTTATGAGAAAGTTGGATTCCGGCTCGCGGATCTTATTGTTTGAACTAACCAAGTTCTCCATAGTGTCTTCATGTTGTATTATGAAAATTTACAATGCAGAAAAAACAAAGTAATTGCTTAACAGAGGTGAAAGTTTACCAATTTAGGTCTCAAAATCTCCACCAATGAGCACCTTTCTTTCGACAATTACTTAAAACATGAGTAGAAATCCCATGTTTACCGTCCCATTGAATCTGTAAAGCTCAAATCAAGAACCTGTTGTTAGGCCACAATAGTCATGTTGAAAGAGTTGCATAATTAACATAATTTCATATGTCAAACACACTAATTGTTTGGAGGAAAGGCAAAAGAACATATACAATACTAACCTTCACCGACTTCTtctttaaatataaatatagatTAACTATACAAAAAATGAATTAGATAAAAGGGTAACAAATTATATTACGCATCAGGTTAGATCTAAAAAAGACATGTTGAAGCTAGCTTTCACACTCTAATTACTTATATAAAAATGGCATCCAGTGAATTAAGAAACTAATTGCAAGTTTCTTATGTTGAATCATTGTCCACATCGTCTTTTTATAAAATCTCTAACAAATACCTTACATGAAAATTTAGAAACATAGATACCTTACCTTCAAACCCAATCATTCGTTGCTTATGTTCTGTCTTTTTCAGTAGCCGTATGCTTGAGAAGGAAACCAAATTGGAAGTAAAAGATATTGAGAAGGAAGTGACACAAACGACAATAGAAATTCAGGGAGTGATGGAAGGCGTGCGATGGTGGAAGAGATGTGGCATGGTGGAATTGGTTGTGGTGTTTTGGGTATTGGTTTAGATTAGTAGAGGCATTGATGGGTGTAGCAGTGGAGGTAAGGTGGTGCTTCAGTGAAATTTCTAGTGTTTTCGTAGAGATGGGGAGAGATTAAATTGACGCGTGTAACAGGGGAGTCGAAGCACAAAGTAAAAGAAGAAAACAATGATAGTAAGGGGTTGTTAATAACCTTTATTTCAATTGTGATTTATTGATATTGGATTGAAGACCGTCATAGATAAATCATTCCTGATTTTGTGGGATAGAATGAAGAAGTGCAATTTTAGAGATTAGCAAACAAACgagaaaataataaaatgaataTTTCCTGATTATTTGGGAATGAATTGATCTTATTGGGAATGAAAATGATCGGGAATTCAAAACATCTATTCTTAATAAAAGAATCCTTAATGGGTACTGCTATAATAAAAGCGAAAATGTTATTTTTGGATGTTTAGAGGATGATGTCAATTGCATTTTTACTTTTAAGGATGCAAAGGTATTTTggtcataatcaaattttgaaggcTGTCATGTTAATATTCTATTTATTCACACCTATATTGAATGGTATGGATGGACTTGGTTTAATAGTTGCAAGTATAATTGGATTGCCCTTTTCAGGAGATGATCGGGAGCTTTAATGATTAAAGGGTATTTGTGGCAATTCTAGAAAATAaaggaagaaatgtatttttctggGTATTGGCATTGCTTTGGTTATTTTTTTCTGTCTAAAGGAGATTGGGTTTTTTTAAggtcaagggtattttggtcctcTTATTACCGATTGGATTATCagggaaaagaaaaaagaagagaaGGTATGGTTATTGGAAGGGTCTAAGGTCGTGGGGTGTGGAGGAAATAacaatatttcattttttttgtaacatATTTTACATGGAATAAGTAGCAACATTTCATTTTATCAGAAGGGTATAAGGTATTCATTTTATTGGAAGGGTATAAGGTACTTCAAAAGtttgtaatttgaaaattttaggtTCGTGAAGTTTAGTAGAATTGTGACTAGAATAATTGTGACTAGAATTGTTTGCTAAATCTGCAATAGGGCCATTATGTAAATTCTTTAACATATggattgttttggaaatttagtTACACATGGGCTAAAATATCAAATGGGAAACACATCCCACTCATAATGAAATCCATCTGAAAACTCTAAAATCCCCAACCTGCTCGTCCTCCACACAGATAGAGCCAAACTCACCTACAAGAGTCTGGTCCAACACAAAATTGGAACTACTTGTCCCAACAACCTAGTACTCAGCTCATGACCCATGTTCCACAATTCTACGCATGCAGTACACCTCGATCCTTCTGATTCGCGACAACCCCTCTCTAACTCAAAACACAACGGTTTCCAACCATTGTACCCCAATCTCGCCCCTGGTTCGGCCACCAGGTTCCTACAGACTCAATTGGCAAGGCTACTAAGGCCTAAAACCCCTCTGCGTCACACTCTGACTAGTGAATGTCACggctccccgcagtcttacatcactctCTCATTGACTTCTGGGTGTTACGGCTCCCTACAGCCTTACGATACTCCCTCTCATTGACTCATGAATGCTACAGCCAGCTGTAGTATTACGTTATTCTCTcttactgactcatgaatgctacAGATCCCCGTAGTATTACGATACTCGCTCTTACTGACTCGTTAATGCTATGGCTCCTCGTAGTATTACGACACTCTCTCGtactgactcgtgaatgctacggatCCCCGTAGTATTACGATACTCGCTCTTACTGACTCGTTAATGCTATGGCTCCCCTTAGTATTACGACACTCTCTCGtactgactcgtgaatgctacggatCCCCATAGTATTTACGATACTCTCTTGTACTGACTCGTGAATTCTATGGCTCCCGGTAGTATTACGATACTCTCTCGtactgactcgtgaatgctacggctcctcaTAGTATTACGATACTCTCTCACTCGCCATGGGCTCACTACATGGTTTTTTGCTGACAATCCTAAGTGATTACTCCCACCTGGATCCACTTACTCTCTTTTCACCCCACAATCTCACCAACATGCTACCACCATACCACGTTTCACTAAATCATGCTCCACGGTCCAACATAGATAGGAGCGCTCACCTTCCCAAATTATGCATCACTACTCTTGACGAAAAATTCTTGTAGACAAAGCACTTTCCCTCAGTACAGTTCACACCCCTAGACAGTCCCCGTCTGGCGACAACTAACTGATGGTCTCACATCTGTAAATATAGTCGCTTGATGTTCCACTTGTCGTATGACAACCCAAGTCTCATTGTAATCCAACAAATTAGGGCCTCATACTCGGATACCTCGATACTTCATCACAGAATCTCACAATGTCTTGCCACGACTGATCTTCCACTCACATAACTCGAAGCCTTGAAGTACTCCAACTCACAACTTGAAGCACGAAGGAATTTTTCAATGACTGAGAACACGTTGACGAAAATCTAAAACCCCATCCTCTATCGATCAACCCATGTGAAACTACTCATACCGACCCTgaagttgattgaagaaccaactGCTGCCCTTCCCGGAGTACAGGTAACAATCTATAGTCGAACCATTAATCACTCAGTAATCGAAACTTGACCTCAGCAACCCGAATGTCTCGAAACTCCAACATTGGCAAAACCAAAAAACACAGACCACAATCAGATTCCTGTCTAATGGCCACCTGCCGTGAAGACACTCATTCTCTCTTGAGCCTATGCAACATGCATCCTCTTGCTCTGTACTTGCCTTGACTATCACATGACTCCCATCTCATATACTCGGAATGCAGATCCCCATCACCCAAACTTATGTACCACATCAAATTGAGGATCCTCCCCAAAGAATACcctgttctcccccacttagggttcgaatcaTCGTCCCTTGACATACCAAACAAACCACACTATAAACTGGCTCAACAGATGTTCCATCCCCGACTCATGGAACGTGCCACGCAGTACTCGATGATCTTCTGGATAATGACCAAATAACTCCAAGTATCTCGTATCCCAGATGAAAACCTCAAAATCCTTCTAatgtgactgcctctagtcacccAAAATATCATACAGGCGCATAAACGAACATCTCAACCGTCCCAAATTAGTTACAACTCTCAACCTAAGAGTAATGaactatcacacacacacacctcatcTCAGATTCCTCAGccactgtgacaacctgaaattttctattctgtacaacccttcacttcaaCAGAAGTCGGAACAGTTTCTGCTAATTTTCAaagcttttggaataagtttgagtattttaggattagcactttaggagatatcaggagagaggatgccctagagttGTTGAACATCAATaaagttccaaaaactccaagagtttggagtttacggcctaaatggcatttggaccgtaaaccttAATGACTATATATacggcacttagccatttttccttCATTTCTCCATTTCAAGCTAGAGAAAACccgatttctctcccaaggatcttcaagcttTCGTCCagattgtaagtacttctatcctagagtatattAAGGCTTTTTATACTTCCATCTatcaagaaatcatccaagaaacaccaagaacaaggtgtttacggtccaaggtgttcttggaccgtaaaccctaaaatgggtgccaaagtgtgccctagtttTTTCTAGGCCTTGACAACTAGCATAGATTCTTTTCTTGATGATTTTAGCActtgaaaaacaccaagaacccccatgaacatgagtttacgatttgggaatctcccaaaaccataaacacccccaaagggtgttttgatgcccctaacaccttagtaagccttggatattagcatagaaccttacaccattgaaCTAAGGACTTCAATACATGAAATGCTActtcttaccatgagtttacggccgtaaactcatcgttAAGTGGTCCCCAGACTGTAAACACCATACAAggccattcttggaccttaaactcacccaacctcttgtttaagccttggaaaacttaaccacttaagttatAATAGTTTTAAGCCTCATTTGGTGACCCAATTAAGAGTTTACGTCCAGAAGTAAACTcccctaggccataaactccaacaaacatggtccattaaccataaactcccatataaGGCCTTGCACACCTTTGTTGCAATccgatagcctcctaacactttgaccaaagtgttttcctcacattaggatgtttatacatgtttaattagtgttataatcactaattatatatatatatatatatatatatatatatatatatatatgtcttcatatgttattatgatcattgtgtgtgtctaagtcttcacttgacaccaaacacttgtccaacacttccatccgatcggctcactgcaggtgagttcataccccttaattaacctgttaaatgtttttaaatgtttacaaatgctttatgggggggtaCAAGTTCAATCATGCTAattgttatatcaatcacatgtgattaataacaagcatgcaaatggatttattatacgttaactgttttaccaaacagatttcttcaaatgactttcataaacgtttttacatgttaaaactctttattaaactgctttacatactgtatgtttcctttcaaactcggttacaaatttgtttcaaacaaaggttttccttatacttaaactgtcttatcaaacaaaatactttcaaatcgttttataaaccgatatcaagtcatcgtttcttagtattaaacttttcaaaggttttacaaaacttcttttacgcttttatattgtcaaatgcatgcctatatatgtatagctatataaataatgtttaaaggacttaggacggctagctcactttatttccttttcctcgttggtatgttgtgacaaccgtcaatttccagtTAAGTCagagtcaactgaagtcaacaaaTAAAACTGGTCAACTCCACAAAAACCCTTGCGTACTAGAGTTTACATTAGGAAAattctaaacaactcgctattctaatgagagatcataaatcgaaaagtgtgtacatctagatctccttaacctaaaattatGGTACGTGGCGacccaaaccgataaaacaatgttgcatactcatcgagagtgtgtaagatccttaaacaaggcttaacagggtttacggacccaTCATTGCGAAGCCGggtactcaaaaaggtcacaaatgaaacctctcccaaTCGTTTTCTCCAAATCTCTCcaattatgtgaaatctctctcaaatatctctttgtatgagaaatctctccaagaatgtcaaatctctcccaaatctctctcaaaagtttctgTAACTTTTCGGAATCATTCGGGTCactccgacccttaaccgggtcaaaaacggctcAAAACGGAGTAAAAACGAGAGAAATGGACCTTAGGAGCCGAAACCCTTCTCAAGGAGCCGAAGCCTCTTGGGGCCGAACTCCTTGGACCGAAAGTGACAGGGAAACCGAAACCGAGCCTCTGTGGTCGAGACTTGAGAACCGAACCTCGGTGGCCGAGACCTGAGAACTGAATCACTGTAGCCAAGACTGAGCCTCGGTCCTCCTTGCGCCTCTCGGTCTCTGCTCCTCCCTCTCGGTCTCTGCTCTCTCCTCTCGGATTCCTTGCCCCTCTCGGTTTTTCCCCTCTTTTCTCTCGGTTCTAGCATCAGAAGACCGAACCTCGGCCAGATTTCGGAATTTTGTCACTTTTAGcccatttttgatatttttaacattttaagctcgtttttaattattttaacgcgggattttcacccaaaatcatattttaacataataaaccctagatattcataatttaatcatattttcacgaaaatccttatttaaataataagatCTTATGGGTGAATAattaaggtggagtgttgactttgctttaccttatgacacaagcaaccacccccacacccactctatgaccagccatgcCTCCCCACCTTGCTTAGGTcacttcaatgtcctttccactcaattatCACTCTTTCCCACGTTTTAGAGCTGGAACAaaacatcctctctcctcacttctctcatttgctctcatttcaccaaggaTTCAactccacttttctctcaaacattCTTCATCAAAATTCGAGGTTTAAGGCTGATTATCAAGCTTTCTCACACTCTTGGTAAGAATAATTCATTCTCTCCATCATTATTACACTTTCCTCACTCTCAAATCaatgattccttacacaaacatcatcacattcttgtagatcttcgaatcttcaagtgttcttggattgaacacttctcttattcaacacttatctactgaaatcacataaggtgagttcatacccctacattttcattttttctcaagtttttagggggggaatacaagttaaaacaccaagaacataactaaacttttctaacagccttcatcagaaacattcaactccattcacggacggTTTTGGacgacttaaacatttttgttttcgaaactgttttaggtgtaagtagttcaagttcttagc is a window of Lactuca sativa cultivar Salinas chromosome 1, Lsat_Salinas_v11, whole genome shotgun sequence DNA encoding:
- the LOC111887890 gene encoding uncharacterized protein LOC111887890 is translated as MWSWRMEVKAKWKRKMRGKVRGTKEVRRESVSSNSSQVRASVGFARPEEVWGAMGKTTQQHRRRWNRWNLNGCLGLIFYRKELRRTMVMRLPCCLQSIGRRKEAIGFLWVFVLD